Proteins from a genomic interval of Gemmatimonadaceae bacterium:
- a CDS encoding ADOP family duplicated permease translates to MASLFLETRTSLRHLGRHPIVALTILVSFALGITGTTTVAGFVDETLYRPFPYHAPSELVAIFSAKHAQPGVRAGLSYPDYKDLHDRVRSLTDLAAYQTATLSFGGGDPKRIEGERVSPNLWHTLGVQPIVGSTAAWDVASPSGSTLVLSYVLWQTQFGGRADIIGAAVDVDGRQHRVIAIMPPSVRFPEVAQFWVPLERDAAHASRSQRDVRVIGRLAARATLSSANAEVTAIVKTLAAAHTAADQGWDGAVMPFRQAIVGQGVKPILLLVQTIAALVTLLAAINVAALLLAYGATRRSEFAVRLALGASRQRIARLIIVESLGLSLVGALIAVALSQLALREIRDAIPIELPAWMPLHMDVRIEIWTLFVAAIAGIMSGMLPSSQLSATEPADALRQGGAGTTMTRATRRMRRALTMAQLGLSVILLTLGILLMKSYRNIIATSPGFEPDGVLTTQLAFPAGAPADPAARGAFVDRLLTNAHEMAGVDRAAVVNFLPLSGNSASVTVAGEAQQPTARARVVDQRVITPEYFAALDIPLVSGRAFETGDDAGHPRVVIIDQKLAKLLWPTGSALGRRLHIGAGDDSTNWAAVVGVVAMVRQWTLAEPGTPTLYQPFAQRAVSSFELVIRTRGDPLLMRTSVKQLVRRLDANMPMTAPVRLSDVVERSAWVPKLTGALIVALAAVAAILAIVGVYGMSAEGAKERLPELAIRAAIGARPLDLIWLNVRDSAGVIAVGVVAGAIGTLLLAPALRRAVFGVSPADPWVLLSSAALLSLVAIVACVLPARSAARVDPLLTLRRS, encoded by the coding sequence ATGGCATCGCTCTTCTTGGAAACGCGGACGTCGCTTCGCCATCTCGGCCGCCATCCGATCGTTGCCCTCACTATACTCGTTTCGTTCGCGTTGGGAATTACCGGAACGACCACCGTCGCAGGTTTTGTGGACGAAACGTTGTATCGACCATTTCCATATCACGCGCCATCCGAGCTCGTTGCCATCTTCTCGGCGAAACATGCGCAGCCTGGCGTGCGCGCCGGACTCTCGTATCCCGATTATAAGGATTTACATGATCGCGTTCGCTCGCTCACCGACCTGGCGGCGTATCAAACCGCCACGCTCAGCTTCGGCGGTGGGGATCCCAAACGAATTGAAGGCGAACGTGTCTCACCGAATCTCTGGCACACGCTCGGCGTTCAGCCCATCGTCGGATCCACCGCGGCGTGGGATGTCGCATCACCCAGCGGTTCCACGCTCGTGCTCAGTTATGTCTTGTGGCAAACACAGTTCGGGGGACGCGCCGACATCATCGGCGCCGCCGTGGATGTCGATGGCCGGCAACACCGCGTCATCGCCATCATGCCGCCGAGTGTGCGATTTCCCGAGGTCGCGCAGTTCTGGGTGCCGCTCGAGCGCGACGCGGCGCACGCCTCGCGAAGCCAACGCGACGTCCGCGTGATCGGACGCCTCGCGGCGCGCGCCACTCTATCGAGCGCGAATGCCGAAGTCACGGCGATCGTCAAGACGCTCGCCGCCGCGCACACGGCCGCCGACCAAGGGTGGGACGGCGCGGTGATGCCATTCCGTCAAGCAATCGTCGGCCAAGGCGTCAAGCCGATTCTACTTCTCGTACAAACGATTGCCGCGCTCGTGACACTGCTCGCCGCGATCAATGTCGCCGCACTGCTCCTGGCGTACGGCGCAACGCGGCGGTCCGAGTTCGCGGTCCGTCTGGCGCTTGGCGCATCACGCCAGCGTATCGCGCGCCTCATCATCGTCGAAAGTCTTGGGCTGTCGCTCGTCGGCGCGTTGATCGCGGTGGCGCTTTCGCAGCTCGCGCTCCGCGAGATTCGCGACGCCATTCCGATCGAGCTCCCCGCGTGGATGCCGCTGCACATGGACGTCCGCATCGAAATCTGGACGCTGTTCGTCGCGGCCATCGCCGGCATCATGAGCGGAATGCTCCCGTCGTCGCAGCTGTCGGCCACCGAACCGGCGGACGCCCTTCGTCAGGGCGGCGCCGGAACTACAATGACGCGCGCCACGCGCCGCATGCGACGCGCGTTGACGATGGCGCAGCTCGGGCTCTCGGTCATTTTGCTAACGCTTGGCATCTTACTCATGAAGAGCTACCGGAACATCATCGCGACCTCGCCGGGGTTCGAACCGGACGGCGTGCTGACGACTCAGCTCGCGTTCCCCGCAGGGGCGCCCGCCGATCCCGCGGCGCGCGGCGCATTCGTCGATCGGCTTCTGACGAACGCGCACGAAATGGCCGGCGTGGATCGCGCGGCCGTCGTGAACTTCCTGCCGCTGAGCGGAAACAGCGCGAGCGTCACGGTTGCGGGAGAGGCGCAGCAGCCAACCGCGCGCGCGCGCGTCGTCGATCAGCGCGTGATCACGCCCGAATACTTCGCGGCGCTCGACATTCCGCTCGTCTCCGGTCGTGCGTTCGAGACCGGCGACGATGCGGGCCATCCGAGAGTTGTGATCATCGACCAGAAGCTCGCGAAGCTGTTGTGGCCGACGGGGTCAGCCCTCGGGCGACGCCTGCATATCGGAGCCGGCGACGATTCCACAAATTGGGCAGCTGTCGTCGGCGTCGTTGCCATGGTCAGACAGTGGACGCTCGCCGAACCCGGCACGCCAACCTTATATCAGCCGTTCGCGCAGCGCGCTGTCTCGTCGTTCGAGCTCGTGATTCGTACTCGGGGCGATCCGCTGCTCATGCGAACGTCCGTCAAACAGCTCGTGCGTCGCCTGGATGCGAATATGCCAATGACCGCGCCCGTTCGATTGTCGGACGTCGTGGAGCGCTCGGCGTGGGTGCCCAAGCTAACCGGAGCGCTCATCGTCGCGTTGGCGGCCGTCGCGGCCATTCTCGCCATCGTCGGAGTCTATGGTATGTCGGCTGAAGGCGCGAAGGAGCGTTTGCCCGAGCTTGCGATCCGCGCGGCGATCGGCGCGCGTCCACTCGATCTCATCTGGTTGAACGTCCGCGATTCGGCGGGCGTCATCGCGGTCGGCGTCGTTGCGGGCGCGATCGGAACGCTGCTTCTCGCGCCGGCGCTTCGGCGAGCGGTCTTTGGTGTGTCCCCAGCCGACCCGTGGGTGTTGCTCAGCAGCGCCGCACTGTTGTCGCTCGTCGCCATCGTCGCCTGCGTGCTCCCAGCCCGAAGCGCGGCACGCGTCGATCCATTGTTGACGCTGCGACGTAGTTAG
- a CDS encoding redox-sensing transcriptional repressor Rex gives MKRIADSTVRRLSAYLRFLEDFEQRGLSTISSEELAKRGGTTSAQVRKDLSFFGSFGKRGLGYSVPELAGRLREILGLGKEWRVVIVGAGKIGAALVQYRGFRQRGFNILAAYDNNPEKVGRKLEGIPVRDIDQLERDIPREHPDIVVLTVPGDQAQRVVDRVVKLGVKAILNFAPTQLQAPADVAVKTVNMAMELEGLSFALTNRD, from the coding sequence GTGAAACGCATTGCAGACTCCACCGTCCGGCGCCTCTCGGCGTACCTCCGTTTTCTAGAGGACTTCGAGCAGCGTGGACTGTCGACCATTTCCAGTGAAGAGCTGGCGAAGCGTGGCGGGACCACGTCCGCGCAGGTCCGAAAGGATCTGTCGTTTTTCGGCTCGTTCGGAAAACGAGGGCTCGGCTACTCAGTGCCCGAGCTCGCCGGGCGGCTGCGCGAGATCCTGGGGCTGGGCAAGGAGTGGCGCGTCGTGATCGTGGGCGCGGGAAAGATCGGCGCGGCGCTCGTGCAGTACCGCGGCTTCCGCCAGCGCGGCTTCAACATTCTCGCGGCGTACGACAACAATCCCGAGAAGGTCGGGCGAAAGCTCGAAGGCATTCCCGTTCGCGACATCGATCAGCTCGAGCGCGACATTCCGCGCGAGCATCCCGACATCGTCGTGCTCACGGTCCCCGGCGATCAGGCGCAGCGCGTCGTCGATCGCGTGGTCAAGCTGGGCGTGAAGGCGATCCTCAACTTCGCGCCGACGCAGCTGCAGGCGCCGGCGGACGTCGCGGTCAAGACCGTCAACATGGCGATGGAGCTCGAGGGCTTGTCCTTCGCTCTCACGAACAGGGATTGA
- a CDS encoding arginine deiminase family protein has protein sequence MPAQHTQHAHVTSEIGRLRGVIVHSPGSELLAVTPGNRADYLYDDIIDAEAAQREHRRFIAILERFTTVYEVRTLLADILANADARELLIRETMDIVPFEPLARDISELDAQALVRMLVEGRDEPPGPIAKALNEPGYVLPPVPNLFFTRDSCMVAGDRVLIGSMRYAIRWTEAIIMKALFAHHPELTNGGILYDGASERRVNYTVEGGDVHPLRPDLVVIGFSQRSTPAAIDQLACLFFEQTGVRDVIVVVMPQENTAIHLDMIFTQIDRELCVVFPPHFIGPERLAVLHYHKGDTTIHECANIFDALAKCDMPIEPVFCGGGVRTIQEREQWASGCNFVAMKPGVILSYQRNEGTLRELERFGFRVVSGTSFLTGEDRIAEGDRAVITFEGAELVRAGGGPRCMTLPVRRDDAWT, from the coding sequence ATGCCCGCCCAGCATACCCAGCACGCGCACGTCACGTCGGAAATCGGCCGGTTACGGGGCGTAATCGTGCACTCGCCCGGCTCAGAGCTGCTCGCCGTGACGCCGGGCAATCGCGCGGATTATCTGTACGACGACATCATCGACGCCGAGGCGGCCCAGCGGGAGCATCGCCGGTTCATTGCGATCCTCGAGCGCTTCACCACGGTGTACGAAGTGCGGACGCTCCTGGCCGACATTCTCGCCAACGCCGATGCGCGCGAGCTCTTGATTCGCGAGACGATGGACATCGTGCCGTTCGAGCCGCTGGCGCGCGACATCAGCGAGCTCGACGCGCAGGCGCTGGTGCGCATGCTGGTCGAAGGCCGCGACGAGCCGCCGGGTCCGATCGCGAAGGCGTTGAACGAGCCGGGATACGTGCTGCCTCCCGTACCGAACCTGTTCTTCACGCGCGACAGTTGCATGGTCGCGGGCGATCGGGTGCTGATCGGTTCCATGCGCTACGCCATCCGTTGGACCGAAGCGATCATCATGAAGGCGCTGTTCGCGCATCATCCGGAGCTGACGAACGGCGGTATCCTCTATGACGGCGCGTCTGAGCGGCGGGTGAATTACACGGTCGAGGGTGGCGACGTGCACCCGCTGCGACCCGATCTCGTCGTGATCGGCTTCAGCCAGCGCTCGACGCCGGCGGCGATCGACCAGCTCGCGTGCCTCTTCTTCGAGCAGACCGGGGTGCGCGATGTCATCGTCGTCGTGATGCCGCAGGAGAACACGGCGATCCACCTGGACATGATCTTCACGCAGATCGATCGCGAGCTTTGCGTCGTATTCCCGCCGCATTTCATCGGACCCGAGCGTCTCGCCGTGCTGCATTATCACAAAGGCGATACGACGATTCACGAATGTGCAAACATTTTTGATGCGCTCGCCAAGTGCGACATGCCGATCGAGCCCGTGTTCTGCGGCGGCGGCGTGCGCACGATTCAGGAGCGCGAACAATGGGCGTCGGGATGTAACTTTGTCGCGATGAAACCCGGCGTGATCTTGTCATACCAGCGCAACGAAGGCACGTTGCGCGAGCTCGAGCGCTTCGGCTTTCGCGTCGTGAGCGGCACGTCGTTTCTGACGGGCGAGGATCGTATCGCCGAGGGCGACCGGGCCGTCATTACGTTCGAGGGCGCGGAGCTGGTTCGCGCCGGCGGCGGCCCGCGGTGCATGACATTGCCGGTACGTCGTGACGACGCATGGACTTAG
- a CDS encoding 3'-5' exonuclease yields the protein MSGLTLGNANTSLTDRAADFLSAGPADPSTLISYVCQLPGAPAGVAEHMAAALFAGHTRFSRGADGRWMLRETVIPSASEGSNLTVEGRPSIMMQDPSVAPLPRDDKPLSTEPFVVVDVETTGTRAFAGDRVTEVAVVHVQNGVATTVFDTLVNPERSIPPAIMAITNITREMVKDAPRFADVCDQLLGVLEGNVFVAHNAGFDWRFISAEIQRVTRRPLEGRTLCTVRLARRLVPQLRRRNLDSLASYYGIDNSARHRAGGDALATAHILLRLLDAAHDRGCASLDDLERLMTTRTASAKRSRRPPALPQPARDDAIA from the coding sequence ATGTCTGGATTAACTTTAGGAAACGCTAATACCTCGCTGACCGACCGCGCCGCGGATTTTCTCTCGGCAGGGCCGGCCGATCCCTCGACCTTGATCTCGTACGTCTGCCAGCTGCCGGGTGCGCCGGCCGGCGTGGCCGAGCATATGGCGGCGGCGCTCTTCGCGGGGCATACGAGGTTTTCGCGCGGTGCGGACGGCCGCTGGATGTTGCGCGAGACCGTCATCCCGAGCGCCAGCGAGGGATCTAACCTCACGGTAGAGGGACGTCCCTCTATCATGATGCAAGATCCGTCGGTCGCGCCGCTCCCTCGGGATGACAAGCCGCTCTCCACCGAACCCTTCGTCGTCGTGGACGTCGAGACCACCGGCACGCGCGCCTTCGCCGGCGATCGCGTCACCGAAGTCGCCGTCGTCCACGTACAGAATGGCGTCGCCACGACGGTCTTCGACACGCTCGTCAATCCCGAGCGATCGATTCCGCCGGCGATCATGGCCATCACGAACATCACGCGGGAGATGGTGAAAGACGCCCCTCGCTTCGCCGACGTGTGCGATCAGCTCCTCGGCGTCCTCGAAGGGAACGTCTTTGTCGCCCACAACGCGGGTTTCGACTGGCGATTCATTTCCGCGGAGATCCAGCGCGTGACGCGCCGGCCGCTCGAGGGACGCACGCTGTGCACGGTCCGGCTCGCGCGACGACTGGTGCCGCAGCTCCGCCGCCGAAATCTCGATTCGCTCGCGTCTTATTACGGCATCGACAACTCGGCGCGACATCGTGCCGGCGGCGACGCGCTCGCGACCGCGCACATTCTCCTTCGCTTGCTCGACGCCGCGCACGATCGCGGCTGCGCATCGCTCGATGATCTCGAGCGGCTGATGACCACACGTACGGCGAGCGCCAAGCGCTCGCGCCGGCCACCCGCATTGCCGCAGCCGGCGCGCGACGACGCCATCGCATAA
- a CDS encoding MBL fold metallo-hydrolase encodes MTPYETVKPDPLIESRQLGRWRVHAIQAGGQKLDGGAMFGVVPKSLWERRIPADERNRIQLGMRCLLIEHDIGPVLIDTGAGNKENGKFYDIYGIENRGRQGPTALEDGLAQLGFAPSDVAMVISSHLHFDHAGGNTVKREDGSIAPSFPKARYVVQRGELEWATHTNERTAASYFPHNWDAVRVSGQLELIDGDREIIAGIHSVKTPGHTPHHQGLLIESDGERAFYIADLVPTAAHLPLPWIMGYDVEPMVTLETKRRILARAVDEDWLVVFEHDAKTSWSKIANDGKAYGVRA; translated from the coding sequence ATGACACCGTATGAGACCGTGAAACCAGATCCGCTCATCGAAAGCCGCCAGCTCGGACGCTGGCGCGTGCACGCCATTCAGGCCGGCGGCCAGAAGCTCGACGGGGGAGCGATGTTCGGCGTCGTGCCGAAGTCGCTGTGGGAACGTCGCATTCCCGCCGACGAGCGCAATCGCATTCAGCTCGGCATGCGCTGCCTCTTGATCGAGCATGATATCGGCCCCGTGTTGATTGACACGGGCGCCGGCAATAAGGAAAATGGAAAGTTCTACGACATCTACGGCATCGAGAATCGAGGAAGGCAGGGGCCCACGGCGCTCGAGGACGGACTCGCCCAGCTTGGGTTCGCGCCGTCCGACGTGGCGATGGTGATCAGCAGCCATTTGCATTTCGATCACGCGGGCGGCAACACCGTGAAGCGCGAAGACGGTTCGATCGCGCCGAGCTTTCCGAAGGCGCGCTATGTCGTGCAGCGCGGGGAGCTCGAGTGGGCAACGCACACCAACGAGCGTACCGCGGCGAGCTACTTCCCACACAACTGGGATGCGGTGCGAGTGAGCGGCCAGCTCGAGCTCATCGACGGCGACCGGGAGATCATCGCGGGCATTCACTCGGTGAAGACGCCGGGACATACGCCGCATCATCAGGGATTGCTCATCGAGTCCGACGGCGAGCGGGCATTCTACATCGCCGATCTCGTTCCGACGGCGGCGCATCTCCCGCTGCCGTGGATCATGGGATATGACGTCGAGCCGATGGTGACGCTCGAGACCAAGCGCCGCATTCTGGCGCGCGCGGTGGATGAAGATTGGCTCGTCGTCTTCGAACACGATGCGAAGACGTCGTGGTCGAAGATCGCGAACGATGGAAAGGCGTACGGCGTGCGCGCTTGA
- a CDS encoding class I SAM-dependent methyltransferase — MSDTWIDALLSPSGQALLADLAPEALDAKTELSVISRLRAKYPAELVSAAVTQIKLRRRARDKFTHADRMYFTAPGLEQASSERMADHHARRFASFDRMMDLCSGIGGDLVGLARDRRVTAADFDPIHSRLGVLNAEVNGVAPNVDAVCADVRELNYGDVTAAFIDPARRSSEGRMRAGESEPPLEWCFALASRGVALGIKASPALPVDVVPEGWELEFVSERRELKASVLWSPDIATHRRRATLLGDAVHTLVEEDAGAIAVKPPGAFLLDPDPAVTRAGLVETLGARVDAWKIDEQVAFLSADHSMETPFGRSMKVEASIPWSLNRLKESLRSLDVGTVDIRKRGSAVDVDAIQRRLKLSGTRQATVVLTRVADQPWAMVCT, encoded by the coding sequence ATGTCGGATACCTGGATCGATGCGCTGCTTTCGCCGAGCGGTCAAGCACTGCTCGCCGATTTAGCGCCGGAAGCGCTCGATGCGAAAACCGAGTTGAGCGTGATCTCGCGGCTGCGTGCAAAGTATCCGGCGGAGCTCGTGTCCGCGGCAGTGACGCAGATCAAGTTGCGCCGCCGTGCGCGGGACAAGTTCACGCACGCCGATCGCATGTATTTCACGGCACCCGGTCTCGAGCAGGCATCGAGTGAACGAATGGCAGACCATCACGCGCGGCGCTTCGCGTCGTTCGATCGCATGATGGATTTATGCAGCGGCATCGGCGGCGATCTGGTCGGCCTCGCGCGGGATCGTCGCGTAACCGCCGCGGACTTCGATCCGATTCATTCGCGGCTCGGCGTCCTGAATGCCGAGGTGAATGGTGTGGCGCCGAATGTGGACGCGGTGTGTGCGGACGTGCGCGAGCTGAACTACGGCGACGTGACGGCCGCATTCATCGACCCCGCACGCCGTTCGTCAGAGGGTCGCATGCGCGCCGGCGAGAGCGAGCCGCCGCTCGAGTGGTGCTTCGCGCTCGCCTCGCGCGGTGTAGCGCTCGGCATCAAAGCGTCGCCGGCGCTCCCGGTGGACGTCGTGCCTGAGGGTTGGGAACTGGAATTCGTCTCGGAGCGTCGTGAGCTCAAGGCGTCGGTCTTGTGGTCGCCGGACATCGCGACCCATCGGCGGCGCGCAACGCTACTCGGCGACGCTGTGCACACACTCGTCGAGGAAGACGCGGGGGCGATTGCCGTGAAGCCGCCGGGCGCATTCTTGCTCGATCCCGATCCCGCCGTGACGCGGGCGGGGCTCGTCGAGACACTCGGCGCGCGGGTCGATGCGTGGAAGATCGACGAGCAGGTGGCGTTTCTCTCGGCGGATCATTCGATGGAGACGCCATTCGGCCGGTCGATGAAGGTCGAGGCGTCGATCCCGTGGAGCTTGAACCGCCTCAAGGAATCGCTGCGGTCGCTGGATGTCGGGACTGTGGATATTCGGAAGCGGGGTTCAGCCGTTGATGTGGATGCCATCCAGCGGCGGCTCAAGCTGAGCGGGACGCGGCAGGCGACGGTGGTGTTGACGAGGGTGGCGGACCAGCCGTGGGCGATGGTGTGCACGTGA
- the infC gene encoding translation initiation factor IF-3 — translation MRVNRQIRISPVRVIGADGSQLGILEVDAALRMAEELGLDLVEVAATARPPVVRIMDYGKYKFEMAKQARVAKKKQHVIELKEVKYRPGIDDHDFDTKTRHARRFLEEKNKVKVTMMFRGRQVAHPELGQAVLDRVAQALTDVGKIESSGRLEGKSITMILAPK, via the coding sequence GTGCGGGTCAACCGCCAGATCCGCATCAGTCCGGTCCGCGTGATCGGGGCCGATGGATCACAACTCGGCATCCTCGAGGTCGATGCCGCGTTACGCATGGCGGAAGAGCTGGGACTGGACCTGGTTGAAGTCGCCGCGACGGCTCGCCCTCCCGTGGTCCGCATCATGGATTACGGGAAGTACAAGTTCGAGATGGCGAAGCAGGCGCGGGTGGCGAAGAAGAAACAGCACGTGATCGAGCTCAAGGAAGTGAAGTATCGCCCTGGGATCGACGATCACGACTTCGACACCAAGACGCGGCACGCGCGCCGGTTCCTGGAAGAGAAGAACAAAGTGAAAGTGACGATGATGTTCCGTGGGCGCCAAGTCGCGCACCCCGAGCTCGGACAGGCCGTGCTCGACCGCGTGGCGCAGGCCCTCACGGACGTCGGCAAAATCGAGAGCTCGGGAAGATTGGAAGGAAAGTCCATTACCATGATTCTCGCGCCGAAGTGA
- the rpmI gene encoding 50S ribosomal protein L35 has protein sequence MPKMKTHKGATKRFKKTGTGKVRRYKAFKSHILTKKTSKRKRRLRQAGIVATTGDTKRVKRLILA, from the coding sequence ATGCCGAAAATGAAAACCCACAAGGGCGCCACGAAGCGCTTCAAGAAGACCGGGACGGGCAAGGTCCGCCGCTACAAGGCGTTCAAGAGCCACATCCTGACCAAGAAGACGTCGAAGCGGAAGCGCCGCCTCCGCCAGGCCGGCATCGTCGCGACGACCGGTGACACCAAGCGCGTCAAGCGCCTGATTCTGGCCTAA
- the rplT gene encoding 50S ribosomal protein L20, with product MPRAVSNVPRLKRKKQIMKAARGAFGARSKLWRPAKETVERGWKYAYRDRKNKKRDFRRLWITRINAGAHQNDMNYNSFMNGLKLAGIEVNRKILADLAVHDPAAFTALVDKARSALNAA from the coding sequence ATGCCTCGTGCCGTAAGCAACGTCCCGCGCCTGAAGCGGAAGAAGCAGATCATGAAGGCCGCGCGCGGCGCCTTTGGCGCCCGCTCGAAGCTCTGGCGTCCCGCGAAGGAGACCGTGGAGCGCGGCTGGAAGTACGCGTACCGCGATCGCAAGAACAAGAAGCGCGATTTCCGCCGTCTGTGGATCACCCGCATCAACGCGGGTGCGCATCAGAACGACATGAATTACAACTCGTTCATGAACGGCCTCAAGCTGGCCGGCATCGAAGTGAACCGAAAGATCCTCGCCGATCTCGCGGTCCACGATCCCGCCGCGTTTACGGCTCTCGTCGACAAGGCGCGCTCCGCGTTGAACGCAGCGTAA